The stretch of DNA GCCGGGGCCGCCGACGCCGTGCTGGAAGCCGCCCACGCCGGGATGCCCCTGATCGTCCTGATCACTGAGGGCGTGCCCACCGTCGACATGATGCGGGCTGTGCAGGAGGTCAAGGAACTCGACGCGCAGAGCCGCGCCTCGGGCGGCCAGGGCGTGCGCCTGATTGGTGGCAACTGCCCCGGCCTCGTGACCAACGGCGAAGCCAAGGTGGGTATCATGCCCAACCGCATCTACGAGAAGCCCGGCCGCATCGGCCTGATCAGCCGCTCCGGCACGCTGACTTACGAGGCCGCCAAGCTGCTCAACGACGCGGGGATGGGCACCTCCACCACCGTCGGCATCGGCGGTGACCCCGTGATCGGCACGACCTTCGCGGACGTGCTCCCCATGTTCGAGGCCGACCCCGACACCGACGCCGTGGTCGTGATCGGCGAGATCGGCGGCGCGGACGAGGAAGCCGCCGCCGAGTACATCGCGCAGAACATGAAGAAGCCCGTCGTGGCTTTTATCTCTGGCCGCTCGGCCCCGGCGGGCAAGCGCATGGGCCACGCGGGCGCGATCATCATGGGCAATGTCGGCACCCCAGAAAGCAAGCTCGCCGCCTTTGAGGCCGCGAACGTGCCCGTCGCCGACACCATGCCCGAGATCATCGAGCTCGTCAAAAAGGCGCTGAACGTCACCGCCTGACCTTCAGGGCAGGTAAGAGGGGAGAGGAGGCTCAGGCTTCCTCTCCCCTCACCTTTGGCTCAGCCGAGGGCGCGGCGCAGCTTTACCACCCCCGGCCGCAGCGCGTACCCCAGGCGGCGATTGACCCCGATGATGGCCGCATTCGAGGCGTCGTTCCCAGTGCGAATCTCGCGGACGCCCCAGGTCCGCGCCTTCTGCACGCTCCACGCCTTGAGCGCCAGGGCGACGCCCCTTCCCTGGTAGGCCGGGTCCACCGCCGTGAACTCGTGGTGCAGGCGCCGACCCTCCTCGTAGAAGCCCAGGCCCACCAGCCCGACCCAGTGGTTGCCGTGGGCCGCGATCAGTTGGCCCTCTGGCCGAAACCAGTTGGCCTCGACAATCTCCCGCTCGTACTCCTCAAAGGTGGGAAACTCGTCGCCGTTGCCGGGCAGCAACGGGGCGAGGCGGCGGTTGAGGTCGTAGAGCTTGCGCCGGGCTTCGGCCGTCGCCCCGGTGTCCCCGAAGGTGAACAGCGAGAAGCCGTTCCCGTGGGCTCGGCGCACCACCCCGTCCAGCAGCTCTTCGTCTGCCCCCTCCACCTCCAGCGTCATGGTCACGAAGCGCTGGACCACCGCAAAGCCCCGCCGGGTGGCAAACCGCTCGAATTCTGCGACCTGTCCGTCGACCCAGGTGGTGAGCTGCGTCGCCCCGACCCCCCGCGCCTACGCCACCGCGTGACCCGTCAGGGCCGACCCGATTCCCTGCCCACGGGCGGACGGCAGCACCAGGCCGTCGCCCTGGTACCACCCCTCCGGATGCCAGGGGGAGCGGGCCACGGAACTGTAGCCCACGACCGCCTCCTCCTGCTCGGCCACGAACCGCCGGAGGGGCTCCGCGCCGCCCGTACGCCCGTATCCTCCGCCTGGGTTGCCGCTCGGTCGACGGCGGGCGCTGTAGCCGTTTGCTCGTGCAAGGTCTGAACCGCGGCGAGATCAGAAGCAATGAAGGGCCGAATGAAAAACGACATCTTCTTCTCCTCTCGGGGGCGTATCCCAGAACGCCACGTGGGGCGGGCTTCCCGGGCCAGTGCGCCCTGAGGCGTCCAGTTTCGGCCAACCCAGAGCTGCCGACATCCGCAAGATGCCCTAGCGGGGAGGTCCTGTCGGCACCCTCGTCCCCTTCCGTGACCCAGCGTCACATCGCCGTCAGGCCCGCGCGTAGACTGGAGGCATGCCAGCCCGCCTGCTCGCCCTTGCCGCCCTGCTGTTGGGGACGGCTCCAGCCCTGACCGTCACGGGGAGTGTGGAGGGCGCGGTGCCGGGAGACACCCGCGTCAGTGGCTGGGCAGTGAGTCCTTCCGGGCAACCGGTCGAAGAACTCGTCAGCGTGCCCGTCACCGGGAGCACCTTCCGGCTGGAAATCCCCACTGCTCCGCCCACCTTCCGAGCCCAGACCGCGCTGAATCCCCAGAACGTCGCTTGGCCCGGCGTCCTCGACCCCGTCACCGTGAACGCCCAGCCGCAGACGGCCGAACTCAAGTTCTTCACCTACCGCGACCTCAACCGCAGTGGGCAGCGCGACGAGAACGAGCCGCTCCGCGAGGTCAGCCTCGACAGCGGGCGCGGCACCCTCTTCGTGGTGTGGGTGGGGAGCGACGTGACCGTGCGGGCCAGCCGGGGCTACGCGGTGAGCCTGCGGCGCGGCTGGAACGCCTTCGAGGTCGAGGTCGGGCGGGCCGTCCGCATCTCCCCCTTCACTGAGGGTGTCGCCCGCGTCACGCTGGAACTCGGCCGCTGACCAGAAGTCGGGCGGGAAGAGGCTCTGGAGCGCCTCTCCTGCTTCCTGTTCCATCCACTAAGGCAAACAAAAATTTCACGATCGGATTTATCGTGAAACCTTTCACTTAATATTTCCTGCTCTCGCTCAACCCTCCACAGTCCGCGCGTAAGCATTCAGATACCGCGGAACGATTCGCTCCGGCTGAAAGCGGGTCAGCGCCGCTTCCCGTGCGGCGGTCCCCAGGCGGCGGTAAAGCGCCGGGTCGCGCAAAACCCGCAGCGCGGCGTCCGCCATCGCGTCCACGTCGCCCACCGGGGCGAGGTAGCCGGTGACACCGTCCTCGACGACCTCGGGCACGCCGCCCGCGCGGGCCGCGACCACCGGGACCTCGCAGCTCATGGCCTCCAGCGCGGCGAGGCCGAAACTCTCGTTGGTGCTGGGCAGCAGGAAGAGGTCGCTGATGCCCAGCACGCCCTCCACGTCGGGAAAAGAGCCCAGGAAGTGGGTGCGCCCGATCACGCCGAGTTGCCCGGCGAGTTCAAAGGCGCGGGACCGTTCGGGGCCGTCTCCGACCATCAGCAGCCGGGCGGGAATCTCACTCGCCACCCGCGCGAAGACCTGCACCACGTCCTCGACCCGTTTGACCGGCCGGAAATTGCTGATATGGACGATCAGCGCTTCTTCCGGGTGGGCGAAGCGGGCACGCAGGGCGGGGTCGGTGACCCGGACAAACCGATTCGCGTCCACGAAGTTGTGAATGACCTCGATCTCGCGCGTGATGCCGAACACTTCGCGGGTCTGGTCGGCCAGGAACTGCGACACCGCCGTCACGTGGTCGCTGCGTTCGATGGCGTCACGGGTGGTGTGCCGAAAGGCGGGTTCGGCCCCCACCAGGGTCACGTCCGTGCCGTGCAGGGTGGTGAGCACCCGGCTGCGCCCGGTGATCTCACGGGCATGAATCGCGGCCGAGGCGTGCGGAATCGCGTAGTGCGCGTGTGTGAGGCTGACCCCGTGCTCCAGAATCACCTCGGTCAGCGTGTTGGTGGCGGCCAGCTCTGGGTAGGGCTGGTCGAACAGCGCGTAGGCGAACCCCCCCACCTGGTGAAAGTAGGGCCGACCCAGCCCGCGCTGACCCGCCAGCCGGAACGGCACCGCCGACCCGACGAAATGCACTTCGCGCCCGGCGGCCGCCACCAACAGCCCGAGTTCGGTCGCCACCACGCCGGATCCCCCCGCCCCGGTGTGGCACAGCACGGCGATCTTGTCGGGCCTTTGGGGAGTCGGCATGGCCTGCGGAGTATAGGACGCCCCGCGCCACCTGACCCGTCTGTGACGAAACTGTGTGACTCCTCACCCTACGCTGGCGGCACCATGCTTGCCGTCGTGACGGATTCCACCTGCGACCTCGCCCCCGAAACGGCCCGGCAGCTCGGCCTGCACGTGGTCCCGCTGCGGGTTCTCATGGGCGGCCGGAGCCTGCTCGATTGGCAGGATGTTGATCCCGACGCCGTGTACGAGCACCAGCGCTCCGGGGGCCAGGTGAGCACCGAGCCTGCCACCCAGGCGGCCTTCGAGCGGGCGTACCGGGACCTGCTGGCCACCCATGACGGCGTGCTGAGCCTGCACATCAGCGGACACCTCTCGGCCACCGCCGCCCATGCCCGGCAGGCGGCACAGGCGCTGGGGGCCGGGAACCGCATCCAGGTTCTCGACAGCGGTTTCGCTTCCCTGCCGCTGGCTGAGGCCGCCCTCGCCGCGCGGGAGGTCATCGGCCGGGGGGGGGACCTCGCGGCGGCGCAACAGGCCGTGGCCAGGGTGCAGAGCGGCCTGATGGCCGAGTTCACCGTTCCCACCCTGGAGTACCTGCGCCGGGGCGGGCGCCTCTCGCGGACGCAGGAGTTCATCGGCAACATGCTGGGGGTGCGGCCCGTGCTGCGCTTCGATGCCGGACGCCTGAAGGCCGTGCGCCGGGTCCGGGCAGCGCAGGCGACTGGGGACATCCTCGCGCAACTCGAAGCGCACTTCGGCCGCGAGCCCGTCGCGGTCACCATCGGGCACGCGGGCCGCGACGCCGCCCGCATCGCCGAACTGCGCTCGGCGGTCCAGGCCAGCGGCCTGAATGTGGCCCGGGGCCGACTGCAACTCCTCGGCCCCGTGATCGGCGCCCACGTCGGCCCCGGCACCTATGGATTGATGGCGCGGCCCCTGCTGGCCTGAGCGTTCACGCCCGCCGCGCCACGAACAGCACCCGCGTGAAGGCGTAATACACCCGCTCGCCGGGCCAGCGCCCACGCAACCGCTCCAGGTAGGCCGCCGTGAAGCGTTCCGCGTCCTCCGCGCTCAGCCGCGACAGGTACGGCACCAGCGCGGTGCCCCGCGTCCAGTCCAGCACTCCCTCCGCGCCGGGCAGCACGACCGGATAGACCCTGCTCAGCGCGGTCACCTCCGCCGCCCCCAGCTCGTCCAGCCGCTCAGCGTAGGCGGCGGGTGTCAGCACCGGGGAGGCCCCCTGCGCGGTGCCGAAACGGGTAAAGCCGCCCAACTCGGCCACGAACGCCCCCGCCGTCTCGGTCAACAGGCGGTGGCTGTCGTGGTCGTGGTTGGCGGGCACCTGCACAGCCAGCACGCCGCCCGGCCGCAACCGCTCCCACAGCCGGGCCAGCAGCGCCGGGTGGTCGGGCAGCCATTGGAGTGCGGCGTTGGAAAAGATCAAGTCATACTCGCCCGCCAGCTCCAGAATGTCCCCCCGCTCGAAGCGCAGGTTCGGCAGACCCGCCGCGTCCGCCCGCGCTAGCATTTCCGGGCTGCTGTCCAGCCCCAGCACTCGTGCGTCCGGGAATTGCTTTGCCAAGAGCCGCGTCGGCTCGCCCGTGCCGCACCCCAGGTCCACCACGTCGCGGTAGGGGAGATCGGGAAGCAGCGCCAGGAGGTCATGGACGGGAGCGCTGCGGGCCTCGCGGTGGCGGTGATACACCTCGGGATTCCAGGTCATGGGAGCAGCGTAATCTGTGGGAGGGACGTGTGTGCGTACCAGGGTGGTAACAATCGGGAATACCTGGCGAGCGGCTGGATTCGTGTTCCAGCCGCCCCCATCCCCAGCTTCACCCGCTGTCCCGCCCCTCCTTCCCGCCCGCCTTTTTCGCCGCCGAGTGGGCGACCGCGAGGGCGCGGTCCTCGTCGCCGCCGTACTCGTCCAGGGCGTTGTTGAATGCCTCTAGAAACGCCTCTTTCTGGTACTCGGTGTACTGGTCGACCTGGGCTTCGGGCAGTTCATCCATGCTGCGGTAAGGCATAGCTTTTTCCTTGCGGCCTATCGTGCGCGGCGTTTCTGAGCGCCAGCCCCCAACCCGGTCAACAGCAAGAGGGCGGACCCGCAGGCCCGCCCCTCCCATTCATGCCTTCAAACCCGCGTCAGGTGGGCCGTGCCCCCCTCGACCTCTGCCGCATGACCCTCGCCCGCGCCGAAGGACAGTTCCTCGGCCAGCACCTCCCCGGCGATAAAGTCGCGCCACGCCCCGGCCGCCTCGCGGGCGTCTCCCTCCAGCTCCAGCGCGAGGCGGATGCGGTCCTGCACCTCGAAGCCCGCCGCCTTCCGCGCCTCCTGAATGCCGCGCACGAGGTCGCGAACCAGCCCCTCCAGCACGAGGTCACGGGTCAACGCAGTATCGAAGGCGACGAGGAACCCGGCGTCCTCGGCGGCAGCGACGCCCTCGGGGGCCTTCGCGTCCACGAGCACCTGATCGGGGGTCAATTCGAAGGTCTGCCCACCCGCCTCCACCGTGAAGCTCTCGCCCGCCTGCACCGCGTGGGCGACCGCCGCCGCGTCTGCCGCCGCCAGCGCCGCCCGCACCTGTGGCAGCGCCTTGCCGTACACCTTGCCGATCACGGGGAGGTTCGGGCGCAGGCTGTACTCCACGAGGTCGGTCACGCCCTCCAGAAAGGTCACGGCCTTGACGTTCAGCTCCTCCATGATTTGCGCCTGGAAGCGGCGCAGCGCGTCGGTCAGTTCCGGCGACCCCGCCCGCACCGTCGCGCTCGCCAGCGGCTGCCGGGTCTTGAGGTTGTGCGCCCCGCGCACCGCCCGGCCCAGCTCGACCACCTTGATCACGGCCGCCATCTCCGAGGTCAGGCGCTCGTCCAGCCGTTCCTCCCGCACCTGCGGCCAGCGGGTGAGGTGAACGCTCTGCGCCCCCTGCCCGCGGGTGAGGTTGCCGTACATCGCCTCGGCCAGGAACGGCGTGAAGGGTGCCGTGAGCTGCGAGACCGTCAGCAGCGCCTCGTGCAGGGTGGCGTAGGCGCTCAGGTCCACCTGACCCCCCTCGCCCCAGAACCGCGAGCGGTTGCGCCGCACGTACCAGTTGCTGAGGTCGGCCACGAACCGCTCCAGCGCCCGGCCCCCGCTCCGCGCGTCGTACGCGTCGAGCGCCTCGGTCACGTCCCGCACCGTCTCCTCCAGCCGCGCGAGCAGCCAGCGGTCCATCTCGGGGCGGTCCCCGGCGGCGGGCGCGTCCTCCAGCCCCGGCTGGTCGAGATTCGCGTACAGCACGAAGAAGGAGTAGACGTTCCACAGCGTGTTCACATAGGAGCGCTGCGCCTCCGCGACCAGCCGCTCGGAGAAGCGCTTCTGGTCGCCGGGGTCCGACGCCATGAACATGTACCAGCGCACCGAGTCCGCCCCGTAGCGGTCGAACAGCGGCAGCGGCTCCACGACGTTGCCCTTGCTCTTGCTCATTTTGGCCCCGTGCTCGTCCACGATGTGCCCCAGGCAGATCACGTTGCGGTAGGCGGGCTGGTCGTAGAGCATGGTGGCGATCGCGTGCAGGGAGTAGAACCACCCGCGCGTCTGGTCGATGGCCTCGCAGATGAAGTCGGCGGGGAAGTGCCGCTCGAACTGCGCCTTGCTCGCCTCCGCCCCCGGCAGCGCCTGCTCGCCCGTCTCGTCCGTCAGCAGGCCCCACTGGGCGTAGGGCATCGAGCCGGAGTCAAACCACACGTCGAGCACCTCGGGCACCCGGCGGTAGGTCTGGCCGCCCAGCTCAAAGGTGATGTCGTCGATATACGGCCGGTGCAGGTCCAGCCCGGAGAGGTCGCGCCCGGTCAGCTCGGAGAGTTCCGCCACGCTGCCGACCACCCGCAGGTCGCCGCCTTCCGACATCCAGAACGGGAGCGGCGTGCCCCAGTAGCGCTCGCGGCTGATGGCCCAGTCCACGTTCCCCTCCAGCCAGTTGCCGAAGCGCCCGTGCTTGATCGTGCCGGGGACCCAGTTGATCTGCTCGTTCGTCTCCAGCATCCGGTCCGCCATCTGGTTCGTGCGGATGTACCAGCCCTTCTTGGCGAAGTAGAGGATCGGGTCGCCCGTGCGGTCGTGGAAGGGGTAGCGGTGGCGCAGCGTGCCCGCGTGGAACATCCGCCCCCGCGCCTTCAGGTCCGCGATCAGGCCCTTGTCGGCGTCCTTGAAGAACTTGCCGCGCTCGCCCGTCACCCGCAGGATGCCGTGGTCGTCCACCCCGAACATCAGCGGCACGCCGTACTGGCGGGCCAGTTCAAGGTCCTCGGCGCCGTACGCCGGGGCCTCGTGCGCCACGCCTGAGCCGTCCGCCGCCGAGACGAAGTCCGCCAGCGTGACGAAGTGCATCACCGGGCGACCGTCGGCATTCCGCTCGTGCAATTCCTTCAGCACGCCCAGTTCGACCGCCACCTCCGGGAAGGGCGGCTCGTACTCCACGCCCTCCAGGTCACGGCCGGGGAAAGAGGCCAGCACCTCCAGCGGCGCGGCGTTCTTGTGCAGGCCGGACAAGCGCTCCACCGCGTCCGCCGCCACGATGATCGGCCCGCCCTCCGCCCGCGCGACCACATAGGTCAGGTCCGCATTCACCGCCGCGAGTGTGTTGCTCGGCAGCGTCCACGGGGTCGTGGTCCACACCACGAGCGCGAGGCCCTGCCGGTCCTCCCCGCTCAGCGCACTCAGCGCCGCGTGCGCCCGCTCGGGCAGCGTGTCCCAGATCACCGGAAAGCGCACGTACACGGAGGGATCGTCCACCATCCGGTAACTGTCCACCTCGCCCAGCTCGGCCTTGGAGAGCGTCGTCGAGATGCGCGGCGAGAGCGGCACCACCTTGTAGTCCTGCGCGACGAGGCCCTTCGCGTGCAGCCGCTTCAAGAGGTTCCACACGCTCTCGATGTAGCGGTTCTGGTACGTGATGTAGGGGTCCGAGAGGTCCACCCAGTACCCCAGCCGCTCGGTGAAGGTGTTCCAGTCCTGAATGGTCTCCCACACCGACGTGCGGCACAGCCGGGCGAACTCCTCGACCTCTTCGCGGCTCGCGCCGTGGTTGCGGCCCAGCCAGCCCAGCTTCTTTTCCACACTGATCTCGACCGGGAGGCCGTGGGTGTCCCAGCCGCCCTTGCGGGTGACATGGTAGCCCTGCATCACCTTGTAGCGGGGAAAGAGGTCCTTGAACGACCGCGCGAGGACGTGGTGCAGCGCGGGCCTGCCGTTCGCGGTGGGCGGCCCCTCGTAGAAGACGAACTCGGGCTGGCCCTCCTGGCGCTCCTGGGTCCGCTCGAAGATGCCTTCCTGCTGCCAGCGGGCCAGCACGCCCTCCTCCAGTTCGCGGAAGCGGGGCTGCGAGGGAACCGGCTCGAAGAGGGTGGAGGATGTGGGCTTGGATTCGGTGGTCGTCATGGTGGCTCCTGGGGAGGGGGTCGGGTGGGAACAAACGGCAAAACGCGTCCCAGCGTGCTGCTGCTGGGACGCGCCGGGGACACTCTCGCGCGTGGTACCACCCAACTTCGCCGCCCGTGGGAGCGGCCTCCGTTCGTGCCCTCTGCCGGGGGGCGGTCCGGACGGGTCTACTGGGCCGCGAGCGGCTGTTCTTCCGTCGGCGCGGGAGGGGATCTTCGGCGGGGCGGCACCTCGTCCGGCTCTCACCGTCCCGGACTCGCTCGTGAGGGCCTGCATCCCCGCGTACTCGCCTCGCGGTCGCCTCTTGCGTTGCTCACCCCCCGCAGGGAGTGACGCTCATGGTAGGCGGGCAGCATGGGCGGGGTCAATCGCGCGGGCCTGCCTGGCCACACCTGACCGGCACATGATCACGGGGGATACAATCACCCCATGTCGTCTGCCCCGCGTGAGGGCGGGCCGCCGACCGACCCCGACCCTTTCTCTCCCCCTGTCAGGAGCCGACCATGGAATTTTTCATCGATACCGCCGTTGTGGACGAGGTCCGCGAGATCCATGCCTGGGGCGTCCTCTCGGGCGTCACCACCAACCCCAGCCTTGTCGCCGCCTCGGGGCGTGACTTCAAGGAAGTCATTCAGGAGATTTCCGCCCTTGTCGGTGGGGCCATCAGCGCCGAAGTCACCGCCCTCGACGCCGAGGGCATGATCAAGGAGGGCCGCGAGGTCGCGCAGTGGAGCGAGCACGTCGTGGTCAAGCTGCCCCTTACGCCCGCCGGGCTGCAAGCCTGCAAGACCCTGACCTCCGAGGGCATCAAGACCAACGTGACCCTCTGCTTCTCGGTCCCGCAGGCCCTGCTCGCCGCCCGCGCCGGGGCGACCTACGTGTCACCCTTCGCGGGCCGGGTGGACGACATCGGCTGGGACGGCATCGAGCTGATCCGCCAGATCAAGGAAGCCTACGTGCTGGGCGACATCCGGACCAAGGTGCTCGCGGCCTCCATCCGCCACCCCCAGCACGTCGTGCAGTCCGCCCTCGCCGGGGCCGACGTGGCGACCATTCCCTACAAGGTCTTCGCGTCCATGATCAAGCACCCGCTGACCCAGGCGGGCCTCGACGCCTTCCTCGCCGACTGGGCGAAGCGGGCGGGGGCCTCTCCTGAAACGCCCGCAAGCGAGGCGGGCACCAACCCGCAGCAGGGCGGCGTGACCGCCCAGGGAGGCACGAAGCAGTGACCCAGCCCCTCAGCGCCCCGCTGCCCTATCACGAACTTCAGGACAAGATCCTGCCCGAGCTGCACCTGATCGCCGCCGGGCTGGGGATCGAGAACTACCGCAAGCTGAAAAAAGACACCCTGGCCCTCGCCATCCTGGAAAAGCAGGCCGAGGCCGAAGGTCAGGTCCTCGCCCGCGGCTTCCTGGAGATCAGCGCCGACGGTTACGGCTTCCTGCAGGCCAATCTGCTTGACCCCGCCTCCCGCAGCGTGCTGGTGACGGCGGGCCTGATCAAGCAGTTTCACCTCCGCACCGGCGATGAGGTGATCGGCCGCGCCCGGAAGCCGCGCGAGAACGAGCGGTATGGGACGCTGGTGCAGGTCGAAGCCGTCAACGGCCTGGACCCCGAGTCCGCCCGCCGCCGCCCCCGCTTCGACGACCTCACGCCGACCTTCCCCGACCACCAGCTTGTCCTCGAGGACCCGCTGATGGACGACAGCCTCTCGCTGCGGGTGGTCGACCTCCTGGTGCCCATCGGGCGGGGACAGCGTGCCCTGATCGTCGCGCCGCCGAAAGCGGGCAAGACCACCCTGCTGAAAAAGATCGCCAATTCCATTGTCAAGAATTACCCCGACGTGACGGTGATGGTGCTCCTCGTCGACGAGCGCCCCGAGGAGGTGACCGACTTCCGCGAGAGCGTGCAGGGCGCCCAGGTCATCGCCTCGACCTTCGACGAGCCGCCGCAGCACCACGTCCGGGTGGCCGAGTTCGTCCACGAACGCGCCCGCCGCATCGTGGAGGAAGGCGGGCACGTGGTGATCCTGCTCGACTCGATCACCCGCCTCGCCCGCGCGAACAACCTCGTCACGCCGCCCACCGGCCGCACGCTCTCCGGCGGTCTGGACTCCAACGCCCTGCACTGGCCCAAGCGCTTCCTGGGCGCAGCCCGCAACATCCGCGAGGGCGGCAGCCTGACCATTCTGGCGACCGCGCTGGTCGAAACCGGCTCGCGCATGGACGACGTGATCTTCGAGGAGTTCAAGGGGACCGGCAACGCCGAACTCGTCCTCTCGCGCAGGCTCGAGGAGCGCCGCATCTTCCCGGCCCTCGACATCCTGAAGTCCGGCACCCGCCGCGAGGAGCTGCTGCTGCAGCCCGAGGTCCTGAAGAAGATGTGGCTGCTGCGCAAGGTCATCTCCGACATGGACCCCGCCGACGCGATGGAGATGCTGCTCGGCCGCATGGGCAAGACCCGCAACAACGTCGAGTTCCTCGCCAGCCTCGCGGGCTGAGCCCCGCCCCTTCCCCGGCCCCGCCTTCTCCGTGGGGCCGCGTTTCCTGGAGTCCGCGTGCGTGAGTCCCCCTTTGGCCCCCCTGCGGGGCACCGTTCCCCTCTGACCCGGCCCCTGTTGCTCGCCGCCCTCCTGCTGGCTCCGGCCGCGACCGCGCAACCGGGCCTCCCCGCCCTGCCCGGCCCCGCCGAGCGCCTCGGCGCGGCGCTGCCCCGCGTGCAACTCGTGCGCGAGGACCCCGCCCGGCTGGTCGTCGTGACCCGCGAGGCCCCCGCGCAGCTCGCCCGCCGCTACGGGGTGCCTTCCTCGGCGGTGACCCCGCTGCCCGGCGGGCAGGCCGCGCTGCCCCTGCCCCCGGTCGCTCCCCCCAGCCACGCACCCTTCCGCCCGGCCTCGGTCGTGCCCCACCGGGTGCAGTCCGGCGAGACGCTGGACACCGTGGCCGCCCAGCACGGGCTGCGCGTGGTCGAGCTGCTGGGCGCCAACCTCGACCGCTCCAGCCTTGACGACCTGCGGGCAGGAGAGACCCTCTGGATTCCCACCGCCGAGCGCGGGTTGCTCGTGCGCGTCAAGGTGGGCCAGACCGCCCTCTCGCTGATCGCGGGCTACGGGGCTGACCTCGCGGAGACGGCGCGGGCGAACGGTGTGCTCCCCACCACCCTGGGGCCGGGCGACTTTCTGCTGCTGCCCGGCGTCACGCCCGACAGTCTGCACAAGCGTCTGCTCGCCCGCCGCGAGGCGGAGGAAGCGGCCCGTGAGCGGGCCGAGGCCCGGCAGCGCGAACGTGAGCGCCTGGAGGAGAAGTACGCCCGCCAGGCTCGCTACGAGGCCTACCTCGCCGCACGGGAGCAGGCCCGCGAACGTGCCCGCCTTCAGGAAAAGTACGCCCGCCAGGCCCGCTACGAGGCGTATCTCGCCGCCCGCAAGGCGCAGCTTCAGGCGAAATACGACCGCTACGCCGCCTACCTCGCCTGGAAAGACAGTCCCGAGCGCCAGCAGCTCAACGAGCGCTACGAGCGTCAGGCGCAGTACGAGGCGGCCCTCGCCGCCCAGGCGGAGGCCCGCCGCGAGCGCGAGCGCCAGCAGGCCGAGGCGCAGGCGGCCGCCCGCGCCGCTCCCAGCGTCCGGACGGCGGGGGTCGGCCCCGTCGCCGGGCTGCGCTGGCCCGTTCACGGCGCACGGATCACCAGCCGCTTCGGCGAAGAGGACATCGACTACCACAAGCAGGTCTTTCACGGCGGGGTGGACCTCGCCGCGCCCGCCGGGACGCCGGTATATGCGGCGGCGGGCGGCACCGTCGTCGAGAGCGGCTACGGCGCCTACGGCCTGAACGTCCTGACCGGCGGGGGCGGCACCACCCTGGTCTACGGCCACCTCAGCCGCACGGCGGTGCAGGCCGGACAGACGGTGGCCCCCGGCGACCTGCTGGGCTTTGTCGGCTGCACCGGCATCTGCACCGGCCCTCACCTGCACTTCGAGGTCCGCCCCGGCGGGCAGGCGGTCGACCCGCTGCCGCTGCTTCCGTGACGGTCCCCTCCGGGCTGCCGCTGCGTCTGCTCGTCGTGGACGACGAGGTGCAGATTCTCGAACTGCTGGCCCTGACCCTGGAACTCCAGGGCTTCACGGTCACCCCCGCCCGCAGCGGCCCCGAAGCCCTCGCCGCCCTGGAGGATCGTCCCCTGCCCGACCTGATCGTGATGGACGTGCTGATGGCCCCCTGGGACGGCTTCGAGACGGTCCGGCGCCTCCACGCCCAGTTGGGCGAGCGCCTCCCCCCGGTCGTCTTCCTCTCCGGCCTGAACCGTCCGCCCACCCTGCCTGTCGGGGTGACCTGCGAGTACCTCGTCAAGCCCTTCCGCCCCTCCGAACTCGTCACCTGCCTGCGCCGCCTCGCCCGGCCTGAAGTCTGACCCCAGCCTCTGCCCTCAACTGGCCCTGCCGATGGGGCCAGTTCTCGTTTAACCTGCCCCCATGAACCAGACTCCCCAGACCGGAACCCCCGCCCTCAAGGAAGGCTTCGCCGAGATGTTCAAGGGCGGCGTGATCATGGACGTGGTGACCGCCGACCAGGCCCGCATCGCGGAGGCGGCCGGGGCGACGGCCGTGATGGCGCTGGAGCGTGTCCCCGCCGATATCCGCAAGGACGGCGGTGTGGCCCGCATGAGCGATCCGCGCATGATCAAGGAGATCATGGCCGCCGTGACCATTCCCGTGATGGCGAAGGTCCGCATCGGCCACATCGTGGAGGCGCGGATTCTGGAGGCCATCGGGGTGGACTTTATCGACGAGTCGGAGGTGCTGACCCCCGCCGACGACCAGTTCCACATCCTCAAGAGCGACTTCC from Deinococcus sp. HSC-46F16 encodes:
- a CDS encoding peptidoglycan DD-metalloendopeptidase family protein, with the protein product MRESPFGPPAGHRSPLTRPLLLAALLLAPAATAQPGLPALPGPAERLGAALPRVQLVREDPARLVVVTREAPAQLARRYGVPSSAVTPLPGGQAALPLPPVAPPSHAPFRPASVVPHRVQSGETLDTVAAQHGLRVVELLGANLDRSSLDDLRAGETLWIPTAERGLLVRVKVGQTALSLIAGYGADLAETARANGVLPTTLGPGDFLLLPGVTPDSLHKRLLARREAEEAARERAEARQRERERLEEKYARQARYEAYLAAREQARERARLQEKYARQARYEAYLAARKAQLQAKYDRYAAYLAWKDSPERQQLNERYERQAQYEAALAAQAEARRERERQQAEAQAAARAAPSVRTAGVGPVAGLRWPVHGARITSRFGEEDIDYHKQVFHGGVDLAAPAGTPVYAAAGGTVVESGYGAYGLNVLTGGGGTTLVYGHLSRTAVQAGQTVAPGDLLGFVGCTGICTGPHLHFEVRPGGQAVDPLPLLP
- a CDS encoding response regulator, whose protein sequence is MTVPSGLPLRLLVVDDEVQILELLALTLELQGFTVTPARSGPEALAALEDRPLPDLIVMDVLMAPWDGFETVRRLHAQLGERLPPVVFLSGLNRPPTLPVGVTCEYLVKPFRPSELVTCLRRLARPEV